One Phenylobacterium hankyongense DNA segment encodes these proteins:
- a CDS encoding PhzF family phenazine biosynthesis protein, which translates to MRQWTVDAFASAPFRGNPACVVEPLEAWPDAGWMQALAAENNQAETAFLLKTADPARFGLRWFTPALEVPLCGHATLASGHVLLEELAIGAPVVTFDTRSGPLTVQRAGDLYEMDFPAQSPTRGPTPAGLAEALGVEPQEVWAASYLVAVLADEAQVRGLKPDLAALERVSSAATGGRGNVGVVALADAGAAYDVVDRFFAPGSGIPEDPATGSLHCILAPLYADKLGRPAVSFHQAFPGRGGDLACEHRGERVLLRGRAATVVDSVLRVRP; encoded by the coding sequence ATGCGCCAGTGGACCGTCGACGCCTTCGCCTCCGCCCCGTTCCGCGGCAATCCCGCCTGCGTGGTGGAGCCGCTGGAGGCCTGGCCCGACGCCGGCTGGATGCAGGCGCTGGCCGCGGAGAACAACCAGGCGGAGACCGCCTTCCTGCTGAAGACCGCCGATCCCGCGCGCTTCGGCCTGCGCTGGTTCACCCCGGCGCTGGAAGTGCCGCTGTGCGGGCACGCCACCCTGGCGTCGGGCCACGTGCTGCTGGAGGAGTTGGCGATCGGCGCGCCGGTGGTGACCTTCGACACCCGGTCGGGCCCGCTGACCGTGCAGCGCGCAGGCGACCTCTACGAGATGGACTTCCCGGCCCAGTCGCCGACCCGCGGCCCGACACCGGCCGGACTGGCCGAGGCGCTGGGCGTGGAGCCGCAGGAGGTCTGGGCGGCGTCCTACCTGGTGGCGGTGCTGGCGGACGAGGCGCAGGTCCGGGGCCTGAAACCCGATCTCGCCGCGCTGGAGAGGGTCTCAAGCGCAGCCACCGGCGGCCGCGGCAACGTCGGGGTCGTGGCGCTCGCGGACGCCGGCGCGGCCTACGACGTGGTCGACCGCTTCTTCGCGCCGGGCTCGGGCATTCCGGAGGATCCGGCCACCGGGTCGCTGCACTGCATCCTGGCGCCGCTCTACGCCGACAAGCTCGGCCGGCCGGCGGTGAGCTTCCACCAGGCGTTTCCCGGCCGCGGCGGCGATCTCGCCTGCGAACACCGTGGGGAGCGCGTGCTGCTGCGGGGCCGGGCGGCGACCGTTGTGGACAGCGTGCTGAGGGTGCGCCCCTGA
- a CDS encoding nucleotidyltransferase family protein, with protein MHVLTVARALDLPDWLIFSGAVYQRVLNQLTGRDPDYGIKDYDLGYFDAADLSYEAEDAVIRRVAEAFEPPLREMVEVRNQARVHLWFEGKFGEPYAPLERSADALGRFVSPLFAVGVRLEADDRLTILAPFGLEDLFAMRLRPNPTRVTNGFARTAASARARWPEIEVAG; from the coding sequence ATGCATGTGCTCACCGTCGCCCGGGCGCTCGACCTGCCGGACTGGCTGATCTTCTCCGGGGCGGTCTACCAGCGGGTGTTGAACCAGCTCACCGGCCGCGATCCGGACTACGGCATCAAGGACTACGACCTTGGCTACTTCGACGCCGCCGACCTCTCCTATGAGGCCGAGGACGCCGTGATCCGGCGCGTCGCGGAGGCCTTCGAGCCGCCGCTGCGGGAGATGGTGGAGGTGCGCAACCAGGCCCGCGTGCACCTGTGGTTCGAGGGCAAGTTCGGCGAGCCCTATGCGCCGCTGGAGCGTAGCGCCGACGCGCTCGGCCGCTTCGTCAGTCCGCTGTTCGCGGTGGGCGTGCGGCTGGAGGCCGACGACCGGCTGACGATCCTCGCGCCGTTCGGGCTGGAGGACCTGTTCGCCATGCGGCTGCGGCCCAATCCGACCCGGGTCACCAACGGCTTCGCCCGCACCGCCGCCTCCGCCCGCGCCCGCTGGCCTGAGATCGAGGTGGCGGGCTGA
- the rpsU gene encoding 30S ribosomal protein S21, which yields MVQIFVRDNNVDQALKALKKKMQREGSFREMKRHVHYEKPSEKRARQKAEAVRRARKLARKRAQREGLIAAPKKPAR from the coding sequence CTGGTTCAGATTTTCGTCCGCGACAACAACGTCGACCAAGCCCTCAAGGCGCTCAAGAAGAAGATGCAGCGTGAGGGCTCGTTCCGCGAAATGAAGCGGCACGTGCACTACGAAAAGCCCTCCGAGAAGCGCGCTCGCCAGAAGGCGGAGGCCGTGCGTCGGGCCCGCAAGCTGGCCCGCAAGCGCGCCCAGCGCGAAGGCCTGATCGCTGCGCCGAAGAAGCCGGCGCGCTAA
- the folP gene encoding dihydropteroate synthase, producing MGVVNVTPDSFSDGGLHLDVGSALARGRRLIADGADMLDVGGESTRPGAEPVAATQEIARVAPLIRALRAESAIPISVDTMKPAVARAAVEAGATMWNDVSALRHAPDSLETAAELGCDVVLMHMQGEPRTMQAEPHYDDVVAEVADFLAARAQAAMAAGVARERIWLDPGVGFGKHMIRHNLPLLAGLERIVGLGFPVLLGVSRKSFISALDGGGAPPDARLGGSIAAALAGVAAGVAAVRVHDVRETVQALRVWRAIAGAGGAGPS from the coding sequence ATGGGTGTGGTCAACGTGACCCCCGACAGCTTCTCCGACGGCGGCCTGCATCTCGATGTCGGCTCCGCCCTGGCGCGCGGCCGCCGGCTGATCGCGGACGGCGCGGACATGCTGGACGTCGGCGGCGAGTCCACCCGGCCGGGCGCGGAGCCGGTGGCGGCGACGCAGGAGATCGCGCGCGTCGCGCCGTTGATCCGCGCGCTGCGGGCCGAGAGCGCGATCCCGATCTCCGTCGACACCATGAAGCCGGCCGTGGCGCGGGCCGCCGTCGAGGCCGGGGCGACGATGTGGAACGACGTCAGCGCCCTGCGCCACGCGCCGGACAGCCTGGAGACGGCGGCCGAACTCGGCTGCGACGTGGTGCTGATGCACATGCAGGGCGAGCCGCGGACCATGCAGGCCGAGCCGCATTACGACGACGTGGTCGCCGAGGTGGCCGATTTCCTGGCCGCGCGGGCGCAGGCGGCGATGGCGGCCGGGGTGGCGCGCGAGCGGATCTGGCTCGACCCCGGCGTCGGCTTCGGCAAGCACATGATCCGCCACAACCTGCCGCTGCTCGCCGGCCTGGAGCGGATCGTGGGCCTCGGATTCCCGGTGCTGCTGGGCGTCAGCCGCAAGAGCTTCATCAGCGCCCTGGACGGCGGCGGCGCGCCGCCGGACGCCCGGCTGGGCGGCTCGATCGCCGCGGCCCTGGCCGGCGTGGCGGCCGGCGTGGCGGCCGTGCGGGTCCACGACGTGCGCGAAACCGTCCAGGCGCTGAGGGTCTGGCGGGCGATCGCCGGGGCCGGCGGGGCCGGGCCCTCGTAA
- the ftsH gene encoding ATP-dependent zinc metalloprotease FtsH has product MNLRNLVIWGVVVVVLIGLYSMVTGGGRAAGASEVTYSQMLTKVNSGEVKKAVIRGAAVEITDQSNKTYTAVTPNNQDDLVKRLEGQGADISVKPAGGFTLVGFILNSLPILLLIGVWIFFMRQMQGGARGAMGFGKSKARMLTENKNRVTFDDVAGVDEAKEELTEIVEFLKDPQKFQRLGGKIPKGALMVGPPGTGKTLLGRAVAGEAGVPFFYISGSDFVEMFVGVGASRVRDMFEQAKKNAPCIIFIDEIDAVGRHRGAGLGGGNDEREQTLNQLLVEMDGFDPNEAIIVVASTNRPDVLDPALLRPGRFDRQVVVPNPDVNGRERILRVHMKNVPLAADVEVKTIARGTPGFSGADLANLVNEAALMAARKNRRMVTQADFEDAKDKVMMGAERKSMVMTDDEKRNTAYHEGGHALVALTVPSADPVHKATIIPRGRALGMVMQLPEGDRYSLNFEQMTSRLAIMMGGRVAEELIFGKDKVTSGASSDIQAATGLARNMVTRWGYSDALGLVSYGDNQEEVFLGHSVSRTQNVSEATANVIDSEVKRLVQAGYDEAKRILTEKLEDLHTLAKALLEYETLSGDEIVNALKGVPPVRDEQETKRPSGPAVAVPISPRPDPEPA; this is encoded by the coding sequence ATGAATCTGCGAAATCTCGTCATCTGGGGCGTCGTCGTCGTCGTCCTGATCGGCCTCTACAGCATGGTGACCGGAGGCGGCCGCGCGGCGGGCGCCAGCGAAGTCACCTATTCCCAGATGCTGACCAAGGTGAATTCCGGCGAGGTCAAGAAGGCGGTGATCCGCGGCGCGGCCGTGGAAATCACCGACCAGTCCAACAAGACCTACACGGCGGTGACGCCGAACAACCAGGACGACCTGGTGAAGCGGCTGGAAGGCCAGGGCGCCGACATCTCCGTGAAGCCGGCGGGCGGCTTCACCCTGGTGGGCTTCATCCTCAACAGCCTGCCGATCCTGCTGCTGATCGGGGTGTGGATCTTCTTCATGCGCCAGATGCAGGGCGGCGCCCGCGGCGCCATGGGCTTCGGCAAGTCCAAGGCCCGCATGCTGACCGAGAACAAGAACCGGGTGACCTTCGACGACGTGGCCGGCGTCGACGAGGCCAAGGAGGAGCTGACCGAGATCGTCGAGTTCCTGAAGGACCCGCAGAAGTTCCAGCGCCTGGGCGGCAAGATCCCGAAGGGCGCGCTGATGGTCGGCCCGCCCGGCACGGGCAAGACGCTGCTCGGCCGCGCCGTGGCCGGCGAGGCGGGCGTGCCGTTCTTCTATATCTCCGGCTCGGACTTCGTTGAGATGTTCGTGGGCGTCGGCGCCAGCCGCGTGCGCGACATGTTCGAACAGGCCAAGAAGAACGCCCCCTGCATCATCTTCATCGACGAGATCGACGCCGTGGGCCGCCATCGTGGCGCGGGCCTGGGCGGCGGCAACGACGAGCGCGAGCAGACCCTCAACCAGCTGCTGGTGGAGATGGACGGCTTCGATCCCAACGAGGCGATCATCGTGGTCGCCTCCACCAACCGTCCCGACGTGCTCGACCCGGCGCTGCTGCGGCCGGGCCGCTTCGACCGCCAGGTCGTGGTGCCGAACCCCGACGTCAACGGCCGCGAGCGGATCCTGCGCGTGCACATGAAGAACGTGCCGCTGGCCGCCGACGTGGAAGTGAAGACCATCGCTCGTGGCACCCCCGGCTTCTCCGGCGCCGACCTGGCCAACCTGGTCAACGAGGCCGCCCTGATGGCTGCGCGGAAGAACCGCCGCATGGTCACCCAGGCGGACTTCGAGGACGCCAAGGACAAGGTGATGATGGGCGCCGAGCGCAAGTCGATGGTCATGACCGACGACGAGAAGCGCAACACCGCCTACCACGAGGGCGGCCACGCCCTGGTCGCGCTGACGGTGCCGTCCGCCGACCCGGTGCACAAGGCCACCATCATCCCGCGGGGCCGCGCGCTCGGCATGGTGATGCAGCTGCCGGAAGGCGACCGCTACTCGCTCAACTTCGAGCAGATGACCTCCAGGCTCGCCATCATGATGGGCGGCCGGGTGGCCGAGGAGCTGATCTTCGGCAAGGACAAGGTCACCTCCGGCGCCTCCAGCGACATCCAGGCCGCCACCGGGCTGGCGCGCAACATGGTCACCCGCTGGGGCTATTCGGACGCGCTCGGCCTGGTCTCCTACGGCGATAACCAGGAGGAGGTCTTCCTCGGCCATTCCGTCTCCCGGACGCAGAATGTCTCGGAAGCCACCGCCAACGTCATCGACTCCGAGGTCAAGCGGCTGGTCCAGGCCGGCTACGACGAGGCCAAGCGGATCCTCACCGAGAAGCTGGAGGACCTGCACACCCTGGCCAAGGCGCTGCTGGAATACGAGACCCTGAGCGGCGACGAGATCGTCAACGCGCTGAAGGGCGTGCCGCCGGTGCGCGACGAGCAGGAGACCAAGCGGCCGTCCGGGCCGGCCGTGGCCGTGCCGATCTCGCCGCGGCCCGATCCCGAGCCGGCGTGA
- the thiD gene encoding bifunctional hydroxymethylpyrimidine kinase/phosphomethylpyrimidine kinase gives MTSLGRVLIIAGSDSGGGAGIQADIKTVTALGGYAATAITAVTVQNTLGVSAVHPIPSAFVEAQARAVLDDIGADAIKTGMLGDAAMVETVARLLDGAAGTPAVIDPVMTAKGGAALLAAEAMEAVRSLLVPRATLLTPNAPEAEALTGIGVQTTDDLRRAGEALLAAGARAVLMKGGHIPGERVVDLLMTPGGETAFEAERIETRHTHGTGCTLASGCATGLAQGLTLTEAVARAWSYVHEAMLRAPGFGRGHGPLDHGWPLRGPR, from the coding sequence ATGACGTCGCTGGGCCGAGTTCTGATCATCGCCGGGTCCGATTCCGGCGGCGGGGCCGGCATCCAGGCCGACATCAAGACCGTCACCGCGCTGGGCGGCTATGCGGCCACCGCGATCACCGCAGTGACGGTGCAGAACACGCTGGGCGTCAGCGCCGTGCATCCGATCCCCAGCGCCTTCGTCGAGGCCCAGGCCCGCGCCGTGCTCGACGACATCGGCGCCGACGCCATCAAGACCGGCATGCTCGGCGACGCGGCCATGGTCGAGACCGTCGCCCGCCTGCTGGACGGCGCGGCCGGGACGCCGGCGGTGATCGACCCGGTGATGACCGCCAAGGGCGGGGCGGCGCTGCTGGCCGCCGAGGCGATGGAGGCGGTGCGGTCGCTCCTGGTACCCCGCGCGACCCTGCTGACCCCCAATGCGCCCGAGGCCGAGGCGCTCACGGGCATAGGCGTGCAGACCACCGACGACCTGCGCCGGGCCGGCGAGGCGCTGCTGGCGGCCGGCGCGCGGGCGGTGCTGATGAAGGGCGGCCACATCCCCGGCGAGCGGGTGGTGGACCTGTTGATGACGCCTGGGGGCGAGACCGCCTTCGAAGCCGAGCGGATCGAGACCCGGCACACCCACGGCACCGGCTGCACCCTGGCGTCAGGGTGCGCGACCGGGCTGGCGCAGGGGCTGACGCTCACCGAGGCCGTGGCGCGCGCCTGGAGCTATGTGCACGAGGCGATGCTGCGCGCGCCGGGATTCGGCCGCGGCCATGGGCCGCTGGACCATGGCTGGCCGCTGAGGGGGCCGCGGTGA